The sequence TTGCTAAAACTTGATGTAGAAGGTAATGAGTTAGCTTGCCTTAAGGGGGCAAAACAAATGTTGCCGAATATTAAATATATTCAATTTGAATTTAGTGCTTCAAGTAGAGATTCGCGAACATATTTCAGGGATATATTTAATTTTCTTTCTGATTATAAAATCTATCGGGTACTAAGAGACGGACTCTATGAGATAAAAAGTCCTGAAAAAATTACTGAACTTCTATTTACTACCAATTATCTAGCAGAAAGAATGAACACATGAAACAATTGATTAAAAACATCACTCCGCCGATCATATATGCGCTTTTAAGAAAACTTTTGGTCAAACCAAAAACCTTCTCTCCTAAATGGAACACTCTTATCTATAAACCACTAGAGGGTCTGCAAATATTTTTTGACCCTACCGGTCCCTGGCAAAAAACGATTCTTAATAATACCTATGATACTTTTCTTTTCAAACGTCTAAATAGTGAGGCATTGCAAGGAAAGATCATTTACGATATTGGCGCGCACATAGGATTTCATTCTCTTTATTTTGCTCGGCTTGTCGGGCCTAAAGGAAAAATCTATGCCTTTGAGCCGAATCAAAAAAATGTTGAGCGACTTAAACTCATACGAGACAAGAATAATGACATACGAAACACGGTTTCTATCTTTGATGTTGCGGTATCAGACATCTTAGGTAGCGAAGAATTCAGTATGAGCGAGGACATAGAGAGTGGGAGAAGCTCTGGGGGTTTCATTGATACGGCTGATACTATCTGGGAAAGAGGTGCTTTCAAACAAAGAGGGTTTACTGAAACAAAAGTTAGAACAGTCCCACTTGATCTCTTCAAGAAA is a genomic window of Patescibacteria group bacterium containing:
- a CDS encoding FkbM family methyltransferase, coding for MKQLIKNITPPIIYALLRKLLVKPKTFSPKWNTLIYKPLEGLQIFFDPTGPWQKTILNNTYDTFLFKRLNSEALQGKIIYDIGAHIGFHSLYFARLVGPKGKIYAFEPNQKNVERLKLIRDKNNDIRNTVSIFDVAVSDILGSEEFSMSEDIESGRSSGGFIDTADTIWERGAFKQRGFTETKVRTVPLDLFKKELGIQEAPDLIKIDVEGAESLVLLGAKNTLLNKKPIILLEVHSMLNMFNVVLILSSLSYELEIIKEETDGRCFIEARPKSI